GCCAAGAATGAAAACGATGAAAGTATCCTTAGCGTTAGCGTCGGCTCTAATGACGGTACTGCCTGTCAGTGCCATCGCACAAGAAGATTTGCAAACGCAGCAAGTGCGGGAAATTATCGGCAAACTGCATGTCAGTGGCGTGACAGAAGAAGCGCTGGCGAACCAAAGCATCAAGCAAATGATCGAAGGATTGAAAGATCCGTACACCGTCTTTTTTAGCCAAGAAGAGTATGGTCAATTCTCCAGTTCCTTGGAAAATAACTATGTCGGGATGGGCGCTCGCATCGGGATCGATGATCAGGGTGTCTATTTATCGGAAATTTTTGCCGGCTCGCCGGCCGAAATCGCTGGTTTGAAGCGTGATGATTATGTGCGTGCTGTTGATGGCGTCACAGCCTCCAAAACGTCGATAGATGAAGTGCGGAACAAGATTGTCGGCGTGGAAGGTTCCAAAGTGAAAGTAACCGTTGAACGGGCTGGTAAAGAACTGACCGTAGAATTAACGCGCAAAGGGGTTAATGTCCCTGAGGTGTATAGTAAAGCTTTGACCGATGGGGTTGGATACATTCAAATTACGGATTTCTCCAGTGATGCGGACGAGGATTTTGACAAGCAACTCCAGGATCTTCAGGCCAAAGGCTTGAAATCATTAATTCTCGACGTTCGCAACAACCCAGGCGGATTGGTCGATACGGCGCAGAACATTGCTAAGCATTTTGTCAAAGAAGGCGTTTTGATTCATACGAGAGATCGCAATGGTGTAGATGATCCTGTCACCATCACGGGTGGATCAGAGTTGAATATACCGGTGTATGTCTTGGCGAATGAGAACAGTGCAAGCGCATCTGAGGTACTGTCGGGAGCCTTGCAGGATTACAAAGTAGCGAAAGTTATTGGGATGCAAACGTATGGCAAAGGAAGCGTCCAGCAACTTTTCCAATTGGACAACAAAAGTGCTTTGAAGGTAACGATTGAAGAGTACCTGACACCGAACAAGCGCAAAGTGAACAAAGTGGGGATTACCCCGGATATCAAAGTAGATGGATCTGCCGCTCAATTGATTACGGCGTTGCAAGTCGCTGGCATTTCAGATATTAATGTGGAAATCACGAAACATACGGTGACCTATAATGGCAAGGAGCTGGCAACCGGATTTGGCACTTTCCATGAAAAAGGCAAATTGTTTGCTAATACCCGTGGGCTTGCCGCACTCGTCGGAGCCACCATCACTTGGAATGAAGCGAATCATACGGTTGATATTGCCGACAGCAAAGGCACGCATGCGATTCCGGTTGAAGAGGATAAATTGATTATTGAGAATGGGATTAGTTACATCAATGTGGATCTATTTGACGATTATTTTCCACAATTGAAAGTGAATGACCAAGGAGAGAATGTTTCCATTCGCGCTGTAAAGGGGAACTAGGAAATATGGGTAAAATTCAGCTTTTAAGTGAACATATCGCCAACCAGATTGCCGCAGGGGAAGTGGTGGAACGCCCATCCTCTGTGGTCAAGGAGTTGGTTGAGAACTCGGTCGATGCCGCCAGCACGCGGATTGACGTGACGATTGAAGAGGGCGGTCTGCAATTAATCCGTGTGGCGGATAATGGTTCCGGAATGGCCTTGGAAGATTGTGAATTAGCCTTTCAACGCCATGCGACAAGCAAAATTGCCACGAGCAAAGATTTGTTCTCTATTCGCACGCTAGGCTTTCGGGGGGAGGCGCTGCCCAGTATTGCCTCTGTATCAAGACTCGAATGTGTCACAAGTTCAACGAACGATGGATTGGGCCGGAAAATTGTCATCGAAGGCGGCACGATTCGAAGCGTGGAAGAAACGGCCGCATCCCGTGGGACGGAAGTCACAGTACGGGATTTATTTTACAACACGCCAGCTCGGTTGAAATATATGAAAACGATTCAGACAGAGCTCGGGCATATCTCTGATTATTTGTACCGCTTGGCGCTTGCGCACCCCGGTGTTGCTTTCACCTTGAAGCATAATGGCAACACACTGCTCCAAACACTTGGCAATGGGGATTTGCTGCAAGTCATTGCCGGCATTTATGGCACAGCCATCGGCAAGCAAATGCTGCCCATCCAAGTGGACAGCTTGGATTACACCATCACGGGCTTCGTCGCGAAGCCTGAGATGACGCGCGCGAACCGCGGCGGTATCTCGACCATTGTGAATGGTCGCTATGTGCGCAATTTCGCGCTGAATCAAGCGCTGCTGCAGGGGTACCATACCCTGCTGCCGATCAACCGCTTTCCCGTTGCGGTGCTGCAAATCGGGATGGACCCGTCCTTGGTGGATGTGAACGTACATCCTTCCAAGCTGGAGGTCCGCTTCAGCAAGGAAGCGGAATTGACGGCGCTTATCGAAGCGGAAGTGAAGCGCTTGTTTGGTCGGCAGGTCTTGATTCCGCAAGGCGTCAAGCCAGCCGCTCCCAAAGGGGCTTACGTTCAGGAGCAGCTGGATCTGTCGCGGACGTTGGAACCGGAAGCGGCTCCCAACCCGCTGTCAACGACGACAACGCAGAGCACCGCTCCTGTTTCGTTGCCGAGTCAACGAGAGGCAAGCGGTATCGGAGAGCCCGTATCGTCGCCGCAGATCAAAGAAATGGTTGCGCCATATCGGCCAGAACCGCTTAAATCGCGTGAGACGGTTGCCTGGACGCCTCCTGTCCAGACACCGAGTAGTACGCCAAGTACGCCAAACTCAAGCAATGCGAACACATATCGAGCAGCTTCTGCATCGACACCTTCCTACTCGCCTCCTGTCAGCAATCCAAGAAGCACATCCATTCAGCAGCAGCGGCGTACGAATGAAGCTTTTATGGACTTGCTGCCCAAGATGGAGGACAGCGAGGCACCCAAGCTGCCGGCATTTCCGCGATTGGACCCGATCGGCCAAATGCACGGCACCTATCTGGTCGCGCAGAACGAAGACGGCTTGTTCTTGATTGACCAGCATGCAGCCCATGAGCGTATTAACTATGAATATTACTATGAGCGTTTTGGCAATCCTGCTGAGGCAAGCCAAGAATTGCTCGTTCCGATAACGTTGGAGTTTACGCCAGCGGAGGCAGGCTTGATTGCGGATAAACTGCCCCTTTTTGAACAGGCTGGCGTGTATATGGAAGCTTTCGGCGGCAATACTTTTCTGGTGCGCGCTCATCCCCATTGGTTCCCGTCCGGTGAAGAGAAAGGGATTGTGGAAGAAATGTGCGAATGGGTGCTCAGCGAGAAGAAGGCTGTTGACATTGCCAAGCTGCGGGAGAAGGCGGCCATTATGTGTTCCTGCAAAGCCTCAATCAAAGCCAATCAAGGACTTAGCGTACTTGAGATGGAAACGTTGATTGATCGTCTTGCCAGCTGCCGTAATCCTTATACATGCCCGCATGGACGGCCCATTGTTGTCAGTTTTACAACTTATGAACTGGAAAAAATGTTTAAGCGAGTGATGTGAAAATGTGTTAGTTACAACTTCTTATAATCCATCCCCTGAATTATGGGGAAAGGCGGGGCGGTTGGCTGCTATTTATAACGGCCGACTTGTTCCCCGCAAAAAGTATGCTTTGGAACATCTTAGAAGAAATCATCAGGATAATGCCCTACTGCTTGTGACGAGGGATGAGATCAGGTACTATGAAGATGAACATCCTGCGTATTTTTTTCACCCGAGCATGGCACTCGTTCGTGTTAAACGCATGCAGCGAGGCGAGTCAGACCTCTTGATTGAAGTGTCAGGCGCCGCAAGCGGCCATGTGATCGTGGACTGTACGGCTGGCCTGGCATCGGATGCCATCGTGTTTTCTTATGCGGTTGGCTCGCAGGGAAGCGTGACTGCCATTGAAAGTGAAGACATACCAGCGATGCTGATACATGAAGGGCTAGCTGTTTATGAATCTGAAGTTGCTGAGCTTAACGAAGCTATGAGACGGATTAAAGTCCTTAAGATGCAACATCTCGCTTATTTGCAGCAGTTGGCTGATCAGAGTGTGGATATCGTCTATTTTGATCCGATGTTTCGGAGTCCTATTGAGGAATCACAAGCGATTTCTCATCTAAGACGCAGCGCGAACGATGATGCGGTCAGTTTAGCATCAATCTCAGAAGCTAAACGTGTGGCCCGCAAGAGCATCGTGCTCAAAGAAAACAGAGACAGTCAAGAGTTTGCCCGGCTCGGATTCGAGCATGTGTTACGATCGACGACCAAAACAACCTATGGAGTGATTCGACTGTGTTAGCCCCATCAGCCAAGCCGAAATTACTCGTGCTGCTTGGTCCCACGGCAGTTGGCAAGACGAAGCTGAGCCTGGAAATTGCCCAGCAATTTGGCTGCGAAATTATATCCGGAGATTCCATGCAGGTTTACCGCGGGATGGATATCGGAACGGCCAAAGCCAGCGCTGCCGAGCAGAAGCTTGTCCCGCATCATTTGATCGATATTCATGATCCTTCGTATCCCTTTTCGGCTGCCGAATTTCAGGAGCGTGTGAAGGATTTAATTATGGATATCCATTCGCGCGGCAAGCTGCCATTTATCGTTGGAGGAACAGGTCTCTATATCGAGTCCGTCTGTTACAACTATCAATTTACGGATGTAAGTATGGATGAGGCGTTCCGCCAAGAACAGGAAGCGTTCGCGCTCACTTATGGCGATGAAGCCCTGCATGAGAAGCTGCGGCAGATTGATCCAGGCAGTGCGGATCGTCTGCATGCCAATGATCGCAGGCGTGTTATACGAGCCCTTGAGATTTATCATATCTCGGGTGAAACGATGTCTGCCCACTTGGCAGCCCAAAAAAAAGAATCGCCCTACGAACTATGTATCATTGGTTTAACGATGGATCGTGCCCTCTTATACAAGCGTATTGAAGAGCGGATCGACGCGATGATGCAGGAGGGCCTTATTGAAGAAGTTCAATCCCTTCTAGCCGCTGGCTGTCCGAAACAGGCGATTTCGATGCAAGCACTCGGATACAAAGAAATTGTGGGGTATCTAGAAGGCGAAATGAGTCTTGAAGAGGCTGTTACCTTGTTAAAGCGTGATACACGCCGATTTGCCAAGCGACAATTGTCCTGGTTTCGGCATATGAAAGACATTCATTGGGTAGATGTTACGGATTCAGCAAATTTTTCTGCCCATTTCCAAATTATTAATGATATACTAGCAGGAAAGTTTGTACATAAAATTGAATATAATTAACAAATATCACCATTAGAAAATAGCGCCTTCAGGGCGATAGTTTCATTCCATTAAGGGGGACCTACTGATGAACAGATCCATTAATATCCAGGACAATTTTCTTAACCAACTACGCAAAGAGAGCATTCCCGTCACCGTCTATTTAACTAATGGGTTCCAAATCAGAGGACTAATTCGTGCTTTCGACAACTTCACCATCATCATTGATAGTGAAGGCCGTCAACAAATGGTTTACAAGCATGCGATCTCAACCTTCACACCGCAACGTGCCGTTTCACTCATGGCTGCGGCTGAAGCAACGGAATAAGATCTTCTTCGTTTCGTTCGTTTTGCAACTTTTCGATGGACTGAATCGTCTAACCGAATAGAAACTTGTGGGAGCAACCTTGTTTAAGGTTGTTCTTTTGTTGGTTATTAGATAAAGAAATGAACAACGGGGGAGTCGGTGGATTTGGAGAAACCTACGAATAAGCAAACTACAACGAGTACGAAATCGAAGCCACAAGGCAGCAATAAAAGCTCTAAGAAGAAGGGGTTTAGCTTTCGCAAGTTGATTATGGGTACGATCATTGCAGGTATATTAGCTGTTATCTGTGCCTTAGCCATCTATATCGTCGTTATTATGAGTGGTTTCAAGATTTTGGAGAGCAACATTGATAAAATTGAAACGACAAATGAATCCACTCTTATTTATGCCCAGGAAGAAGGCAAAGATAAGGATGGGAAAGATAAGCCGCCAACCGAAATTTCCAAAATCTACAAAGGCGAGAACCGTGAGAGCGTCAATATTAAAGATGTGCCTGAGCGCTTGAAGCAAGCCTTCATTGCCACAGAAGACCGCCGTTTTGAGCAGCACGCAGGGGTCGACTTCTGGGCGATTGGCAGGGCTCTGGTCAAAGACGTCATACATATGAGCGCAGTAGAAGGCGGCAGCACAATTACGCAGCAGCTTGCCAAAAATGTGTTTCTCAGCTCGGAGAAAACAGCGTTCCGTAAAGGGACGGAAATGTCAATTGCTTTTGCACTGGACGAGAAATATACGAAGGATGAAATTCTTGAACGCTATTTGAACCGAATATTTTTCGGGAGCAATGCTTATGGAATTAAAGCGGCAGCCAAGGTTTACTTTGGTAAATCGAATCTGAATGACTTGAAAATCTGGGAGATGGCTACACTAGCCGCTTTGCCTAAGGCGCCATCGAAATATTCGCCAATCAAGAATCCGGATCTTTCCAAAGAGCGTCGTGCGGTTGTGCTAAGACTGATGACGGATCAAGGCTATATTACCGAAGCTGAGCGTGCAGAGGCAGCGGCTGTTGATTATGTGGCGCCTGCGGCTTCAACACAAGGCTCACAAGCGTATGCTTCTTATGTTGACTATGTGATGAATGAAGCCGAAGATATGTATGGCATTGATGAAGATGAATTGCTGACAAAAGGCTATCGCATCTACACGTCGATGAATGTGAATGCTCAAAAAGTGATGGAGCAAACGTACGCGAATCCAAAATTCTTCCAAGCAGATGCTTCCGATGGCGAGAAGATTCAAAGCGCAATGGTTATCATGGATAATAAAACGGGCGGTTTGATGGCGATGATTGGCGGTCGAGATTATAAATCGAGGGGCTTCAGTCGGGTTTATTCCAAAAGACAGCCAGGCTCCTCGTTTAAGCCGATTGCTGCTTACGGGCCTGCTTTGGAAAGCGGGAACTATACGCCTTACTCCATGATGGACGATACCCAAACGTCTTTCGGCAATGGAACGTATTCGCCTCGAAACTATGACCGGATTACTCATGGTCAAGTAACGATGTTTGAGGCTGTTAAGAAATCCTACAACTTGGCTCCTGTATGGTTGTTGGACCAAATTAAAGTGCCGACCGCATTGAAATTTGCCGAAAAGCTAGGCATTAAATTAAATGAGAAGAATGATCGCAACTTGGCTATCGCGCTAGGCGGTCTGAGCGATGGCGTGTCGCCGCTTCAAATGGCAGCAGCTTACACGGCATTTGCGAATCAAGGCGTGCAAAACAAAACGCATGCTATTCTCCGAATTACAGATGCACACGATAAGGAAATTGCGGTCTATAAGCCAGAGAAGAAACAAGTGATCCAACCGAAAACCTCTTACTATATGACCTTGCTGTTGCAGGGGGTAGTTGAGAAGGGCGGGACGGGGACACAAGCGAAAATGAACCGTCCGGTTGCCGGTAAAACAGGAACGACAGGCTTGGATATCAAAGGCTTGGAGAAATTCGACCGTGATGTGTGGTTCGTCGGTTACACGCCAGAGTGGACAGCCGCTGTGTGGGAAGGCTTCGACAAGGTAGATGCCAAGCACTACGTCACGATCGGCAGCGGAAGCCCGTCTTCCATTTTCAAAGAAGTGATGACGGAGTCCTTGAAAGGTCGTCCGGTAACGAATTTCGTGAAACCGGAGGGTGTTCAGGATTTAACTGAACCGCCAAGCGGCATTGCTGATTTAGCGGCTGTCTACGTGCCTGAAACGAAACTAGTGCAAGTCACATGGGCATCACAGGGAGACAAGATTGCTTATCGACTGTTCCGTAAAGGTGCCAATGAACCAGAGGCGAAAATGATCATTCAAACGCCGACGCCAGGTATTAACGATACCTCGATGAACAGAGGAGACACGTATCAATATTATGTTGTTCCTCTTAATTTGGAGACGAATATTGAAGGCGCCAAATCGAATGTGGCAACGGTCGAGATACCTAAGGACGACACACTGCCTGGCGGCGTAAGTCCTTCACCATCACCAGGTGTCTCGCCATCACCATCGCCTTCGCCTTCACCTGGGAATGGGAAAGATCCCATTGTTCCTTCGCCTTCGCCGGGAACCAAGCCGACACCATCGCCTACGCCTTCGGGTAAGCCTGGTACGAGTCCAACACCTAGCCCAACTGCGAACCCGAATCCGAGCCCAAGTCCGAGTCCATCGCCTTCTCCAGTGAATAAGCCTGTTGATGGACCGGCAGATAAGCCCAAGGATGGCAAAGAGGACGCACTGGCACCGAAAGCACAATAACGAATACGCCAGCTTAACAGCTGGCACACCAACTAACTCATTCTTGGAGGAAACCACATGAACTTGTTTAAATCAACGAAGCTGCTTCCCATTGCATTAATTGGATTGACTTTATTCGCCTCAGCATGCGGCAATAAACCTACAGAAACAACCGGCGGCACAGCTACTCCCAAAAGTGGCACAGCAACAACGGCTCCAACAGCCACGCCAGCAACTTCCGCAACAGCTTCACCTGCCGCAGGAGCAGCCAAGCAATGGACGAAGGCGCCTGATATGATGATTGATGTCAAGAAAACGTATCAAGCCGATGTCGTAACATCCAAAGGTTCATTCACGATTGATCTATTCGCTGATGAAGCGCCAAAAACGGTAAATAACTTCGTTTTCTTGTCCAAAGAAGGGTTTTACAACAACATTACGTTTCACCGTATTATCAAAACGTTCATGATTCAAACGGGAGATCCCAAAGGCACAGGCACCGGCGGACCGGGATATAAATTCGCTGATGAGTTGAAAACAACACATAAATATGAAGCAGGCATTGTCGCTATGGCGAATTCCGGTCCGAATACAAACGGCAGTCAGTTCTTCATTTGTTCCGGTGATGATTGCGCATCCCTGAACAAATCGCCGAATTATTCTATTTTCGGAAAAGTAACAGCGGAAGGCATGGCCACGATTGCCAAAATCGCGGAAACGCCAGTAGAGATGGGCGGAGAAGCGACGCCATCCAAGCCAAAGGAAAAAGTGACCATTACATCGATCACGATTAAAGAGAAATAGTCTGTTCTATCATGGATATTTACTTAGGATGAGATGGGAGATGATGCCGAGTGAAACAACCCTGTTTATTGTTCCACGGATTTACAGGCGGGCCCTACGAAGTCGAACCGTTAGCTCGGCATTTGCGTGAACGCGGACAAAGTTGCGAGGTTCCGAATCTGCCTTGGAATGGGGATTCTTATCACCACTTGAAAGCTTCTCATTGGGAAGATTGGGTGCGGGCGGCTGAAGCTCATGCCCAGAGCATGACCGCGAGACACGGTTCTTTTGATATGATTGGCTTCTCCATGGGGGGGCTGCTTGCTGCTTATTTATCCGTCAGATATCCGATCAGAAAGCTTATTCTGCTGAACACGGCAGTTATTTATGTCAGTCCCGGGCGAATGCTGGAAGTAATTCGCGATGAGTGGAAGTACCAACGGAAAGTCAGTCTGGTGAAAGCCACATCGACACCGCTCCGAGCCACCTGGCAATTTACTCGACTGGTACGGCATCTGAAACCGGAACTAAGTCAAGTGAACATACCGACTATGATTGCGCAGTCCGAAAAAGATCAGGTGATACATCCGCAAAGCGCACGCTACATTTATAGTAAGCTGAGAGGGCCACGCGAGATCCATTGGCATCCCAGATCCAATCATCTGATTTGTCATAGTGACGATGCACCGAATTTGTTTCGTCAAGTTAGCGTATTTTTGGATAAGGAGTAAACGTGCATGGCAGCGAAGGCCCCTATGAACAATAAACAAAGAACCGTTGCTCCAAAATCTAAAAAAACTGGAAAATTACCGAAATCAAAGCTTAGACGCACGTTTACTAACTTATTTCGTCTAATCGTCATTGTTTTCTTACTAGGTGTTGCCTGGATTGCCTATGTGCAATGGAAAGTACAAGTAGCTCCCAACCAACCTTTGCCGGATCAAGTCGATGTAGGGATTGTTCTAGGCGCCTCTTTACGGATGGATATACCGAGTCCTGGACTGCAAGAACGATTGGATTTAGCTGTCAATTTATATAAGCAGGGTAAATTCAAACAATTGATCGTTAGCGGCGGGTTGGATCATAACGGGTCTAAGCTAACAGAAGCGGAAGGCATGCGTGATTATTTGGTGAAACAAGGATTGCCTGCCAAAAGCATTCTGCTGGAGCCTAAAGCTACCAGCACCTATGAAAATCTGCTGTTCAGCAAGCAAATTATGGATAAGCAGGGTCTGGTGAGCTCGATTATCGTCACCCATCAATTCCATGGTTCACGCTCGTTGGACATTGCTGAAACGATTGGCTTGAAACAGCCAATTGTCTCCTCTACGAAGTCTGAGGTACTGTTCATGCCTTATCATGAGGCAAGGGAAACGTTGGCGTATACGAAGTGGTTTTTGACGAAAATGCGGCTCAAAGCTGGCGTGTAAGCCATAATAAAACAGAGACTGCTCTTAGGTTTTCACAACCTGCTGAGACAGTCTCTGTTTTTTGTTGCGGGTTAGCCGTTGACGATCGTCCCGCCGTTTACATGCAGAACCTGCCCCGCCATATAGGAAGAATCCTCACTGGCCAGAAAGACGTAGCTGGCAGCGAGCTCACCCGGCTGCCCTGCACGCTTCATCGGTGTAGTTGAACCGAAGGTCGCCACTTCCTCCGCCGTGAACGTAGAGGGGATGAGAGGCGTCCAGATCGGTCCTGGAGCAACGGCATTCACGCGAATACCCTTGGGGTTTAATTGCAGCGACAGAGAGCGCGTGAAGGTCACGATGGCGCCTTTGGTTGCTGAATAGTCAACTAGCTGCTCATGACCGTGATAGGCTGTAATAGAAGCTGTATTGATGATGGCACTCCCTGATTTCAGATGGGGAAGTGCAGCTTTGCTCAAATAGAAAAACGAGAAAATATTCGTCCGGAAAGTCCGTTCGAGCTGCTCGGCTGTAATGTCGGCAATACTCGGTTGAGGATGCTGTTCAGCGGCATTATTGACCAAGATATCGAGTTTGCCGAATTGTTTCACAGCCTGCTCAATTACCTGTTTGCAAAAGTTTTCATCCCCGATGTCTCCAGCGACGTGGAGGCACTTTCGTCCAGCTTGCTCAACGAGCGAGTGGGTCTTTTCCGCATCGCTGTGCTCGTTCAGATAAACCAGCACAACATCAGCGCCTTCTTTGGCATATGCAATGGCGATTGCTCTTCCGATTCCGCTGTCGCCTCCCGTAATGAGTGCGACCTTATCCTTCAGCTTACCGGCTGCCTTGTATTGTGCCTGATCAAACTCAGGCCGAGGGTTCATCTGCGACTCGATCCCAGGCTGTTGATTCTGATGTTGCGGTGGGAAAACAGGTTTCTCTTGCGTTGTTGTTGCCAAGTTGCACGGCTCCTTTCATCCTATCCAATTCTAACTTAGGATGATGCAAAGGAAGGTAAATCATTCTTCACGCGGTAATGATAGTTGAATCTTGCTTGATAGCCAAGCTTTTCGTACAAATGAATCGCTGGTTTATTGCTGGTGATCACCTGCAAATATTGCTGCACAGCTCCGTGGGCGATACTCCACTTGGTTAATTCATCCATCAGCAGGTAACTGATCCCTCTGCCGCGGAAGTTCTCATGGACTACGACGTTAACGAAACCAGCCCAATTGCCTTCGACAATGGCTGTTCCTAGCGCGATGATTTGACCATCTTGCTTGAGCTTGACGAACCCTTTCGAATCAGGCATTCTATCAAATAGACCCCTATAGAAAGTTCTCCGTTCTTCAGGTAACTGCTCTAAGGCAAGGAAAGCATCCAGCCATTCCGTATCCGCGGTGCCTGAACATGATGTTGAAATACCGTTAGATGTTCTTTGATTTATTCGCTGACTAGTCTGTTCCGCTGCATATTGACTGGAGGCGATCATGAGGAGACAAGGGGTATCGAGAACATAGCCTTGACTTGCCAGCAGCTCATCCAAGCCCTCTGGAGATGCACTGCTCACATGAAAAGCAGCAGGCAGCCCTTTGGATTGATAGAATTGCTCGATGTGTGCCAACCAGTTATCATTGGAGGGAAAGCCGTTGATAGCCAGCACGCTGTTGGCACGTTTGGTAACGCCGCGAGAAGCTCTCAGCAGCCAATGCTCCACGAAGGTTGAGGTTTCAGAAGGCCATGTGTTTGCCGCAATGAGATCAATGTGTTGACATAGGGCAGTGTCGCTGTTCAAAAAGGATCATCTCCTAGATATGAATACATATAATATTAATAAATATACAATTTTGTGCATAAAAATTCAATGATGCTTGTTGGAATTGTCCAACTCACATTGTAGAAGCGGGAGATGCTGCAGTTGGATATTAGCATAAGAACAGCGCAATTAGATGATTATGAGGCTGTCAATACCATCATTTATGCAGGTCAGGAGGAGCATGCGGATGCGCTTCCGGATCGTTTTGCCCGTTTGGATCGTGTGGTGGCGATGGGTTGGTATCGCAGTTTTGCAGATCAGCACAATAAAGCGATACTGGTTGCCGAAACACAGGGCAGGGTTGTTGGTGTTGCTATGCTCGAAATGAAGAAGAGCCCTTCCTATGAAGCTTTGGTGCCCCGAACCTATGCTTATCTCAACGAACTAGCTGTTTCACCCGATGCTCAGCGGCAAGGCATTGGCACAGCGCTTTACAAATCTTCGGTTAGCTGGGCTCAAGAACGGGGTGCGTCTACGCTGGAACTCAACGTCTGGGAATTCAACGAGCGGGCTATTGCTTTCTATCAATCCCTAGGGATGCTTACTTTGAATCGTACCATGTCTATGAATTTATCACTTTAATAAAAGGAGCAAGCCGATGTTATTCATTCATAATGAAGGAATTACGGATCCGCGCATTAATCTAGCCATTGAGGAGTACGCCCTGAGACATCTTCCTGCGGAGGAAAGTTACCTTCTCTTTTATATCAACGAATCCTCCATTATTATTGGCAAAAATCAAAATACATTGGAAGAAATCAATCCTGAGTATGTCAAAGAAAACAATCTGCATGTGGTTCGCCGACTATCCGGCGGTGGAGCCGTCTATCATGATTTGGGTAATCTCAATTTCAGCTTCATCACCCAAGATGACGGCAATTCATTTCACAATTTCCAAAAGTTTACGGAACCGGTGGTTGCGGCTCTTCACAGCCTTGGGGTAGAAGCGGCTTTAACTGGACGCAATGATATCCAAGTGGGTGAACGTAAAATTTCGGGCAACGCCCAATTTGCGACCAAAGGCAGAATGTTCAGCCACGGGACTCTTTTATTCGATTCAGAAATTGAAAATGTGGTATCGGCGCTGCGCGTCAATGCCGACAAAATTCAGTCGAAAGGGATCAAATCGATTCGCAGCCGAGTCGCTAACATTGTGGAATTGTTGAAAGAGCCGATGCTGATGGAAGAATTCCGCGCGAAACTGCTTACTTTTATTTTCGGAGTCGATGCTGACAAAGTGCCAACGTATATCTTAACGGAAGAAGATTGGGTACGCATCCATGCGTTATCTGAAGAGCGTTATCAGAATTGGGATTGGAATTATGGCAAATCTCCACGC
Above is a genomic segment from Paenibacillus sp. HWE-109 containing:
- the hfq gene encoding RNA chaperone Hfq → MNRSINIQDNFLNQLRKESIPVTVYLTNGFQIRGLIRAFDNFTIIIDSEGRQQMVYKHAISTFTPQRAVSLMAAAEATE
- the miaA gene encoding tRNA (adenosine(37)-N6)-dimethylallyltransferase MiaA, with protein sequence MLAPSAKPKLLVLLGPTAVGKTKLSLEIAQQFGCEIISGDSMQVYRGMDIGTAKASAAEQKLVPHHLIDIHDPSYPFSAAEFQERVKDLIMDIHSRGKLPFIVGGTGLYIESVCYNYQFTDVSMDEAFRQEQEAFALTYGDEALHEKLRQIDPGSADRLHANDRRRVIRALEIYHISGETMSAHLAAQKKESPYELCIIGLTMDRALLYKRIEERIDAMMQEGLIEEVQSLLAAGCPKQAISMQALGYKEIVGYLEGEMSLEEAVTLLKRDTRRFAKRQLSWFRHMKDIHWVDVTDSANFSAHFQIINDILAGKFVHKIEYN
- the mutL gene encoding DNA mismatch repair endonuclease MutL; the encoded protein is MGKIQLLSEHIANQIAAGEVVERPSSVVKELVENSVDAASTRIDVTIEEGGLQLIRVADNGSGMALEDCELAFQRHATSKIATSKDLFSIRTLGFRGEALPSIASVSRLECVTSSTNDGLGRKIVIEGGTIRSVEETAASRGTEVTVRDLFYNTPARLKYMKTIQTELGHISDYLYRLALAHPGVAFTLKHNGNTLLQTLGNGDLLQVIAGIYGTAIGKQMLPIQVDSLDYTITGFVAKPEMTRANRGGISTIVNGRYVRNFALNQALLQGYHTLLPINRFPVAVLQIGMDPSLVDVNVHPSKLEVRFSKEAELTALIEAEVKRLFGRQVLIPQGVKPAAPKGAYVQEQLDLSRTLEPEAAPNPLSTTTTQSTAPVSLPSQREASGIGEPVSSPQIKEMVAPYRPEPLKSRETVAWTPPVQTPSSTPSTPNSSNANTYRAASASTPSYSPPVSNPRSTSIQQQRRTNEAFMDLLPKMEDSEAPKLPAFPRLDPIGQMHGTYLVAQNEDGLFLIDQHAAHERINYEYYYERFGNPAEASQELLVPITLEFTPAEAGLIADKLPLFEQAGVYMEAFGGNTFLVRAHPHWFPSGEEKGIVEEMCEWVLSEKKAVDIAKLREKAAIMCSCKASIKANQGLSVLEMETLIDRLASCRNPYTCPHGRPIVVSFTTYELEKMFKRVM
- a CDS encoding S41 family peptidase, whose product is MNKQPRMKTMKVSLALASALMTVLPVSAIAQEDLQTQQVREIIGKLHVSGVTEEALANQSIKQMIEGLKDPYTVFFSQEEYGQFSSSLENNYVGMGARIGIDDQGVYLSEIFAGSPAEIAGLKRDDYVRAVDGVTASKTSIDEVRNKIVGVEGSKVKVTVERAGKELTVELTRKGVNVPEVYSKALTDGVGYIQITDFSSDADEDFDKQLQDLQAKGLKSLILDVRNNPGGLVDTAQNIAKHFVKEGVLIHTRDRNGVDDPVTITGGSELNIPVYVLANENSASASEVLSGALQDYKVAKVIGMQTYGKGSVQQLFQLDNKSALKVTIEEYLTPNKRKVNKVGITPDIKVDGSAAQLITALQVAGISDINVEITKHTVTYNGKELATGFGTFHEKGKLFANTRGLAALVGATITWNEANHTVDIADSKGTHAIPVEEDKLIIENGISYINVDLFDDYFPQLKVNDQGENVSIRAVKGN
- a CDS encoding class I SAM-dependent methyltransferase, whose product is MAAIYNGRLVPRKKYALEHLRRNHQDNALLLVTRDEIRYYEDEHPAYFFHPSMALVRVKRMQRGESDLLIEVSGAASGHVIVDCTAGLASDAIVFSYAVGSQGSVTAIESEDIPAMLIHEGLAVYESEVAELNEAMRRIKVLKMQHLAYLQQLADQSVDIVYFDPMFRSPIEESQAISHLRRSANDDAVSLASISEAKRVARKSIVLKENRDSQEFARLGFEHVLRSTTKTTYGVIRLC